One Mercurialis annua linkage group LG3, ddMerAnnu1.2, whole genome shotgun sequence DNA window includes the following coding sequences:
- the LOC126671441 gene encoding uncharacterized protein LOC126671441 isoform X1 has product MAIQMNLNCCLIVLLLGFILGAWYARASNEYISAIGDPGMRRDNLRLAIESWNQCNEVGDELPNMGSPRAADCFDIYKASPQSKDKNCSICNLVPYMLVHRVTEADNKLGIGDPFLGLQANSLNNVNLYAAEKELYLGSKCQVEDTPNPWQFWMIMLKNGNMDTYAAKCPKNGQKIGPFGPDTNFPCFGKGCMNQPYIYHDYTTLQGPNRTTLKGRFYGSWDLDGDLRNGLMGNKSYYSVNWEKEIGGGSWVFHHVLRTSAKYPWLMLYFRSDATFGLSGGYHYPTRGMSKIYRMQIPESPNFKVRFTLNVIKGGGPSSQFYLIDIGSCWKNNGQPCDGNVTSDVTRYSEMIINPNTTSWCHPDNLNVCPPFHTFRNGTRVHRNDTTRFPYAAYHLHCSPGNAEHLEIPYSLCDPYSNPQPQEILQILPHPVWGEYGYPTKQGEGWIGDPKTWELDVGRLSESLYFYQDPGTPPAKRRWMSVDLGTEIFKSPDQVAEWTVSNFDILVPK; this is encoded by the exons ATGGCTATacaaatgaatttaaattgcTGTCTCATTGTTCTGTTACTAGGTTTTATTTTAGGTGCATGGTATGCAAGAGCTTCAAATGAGTATATATCAGCCATTGGTGATCCGGGAATGAGAAGAGATAATCTAAGACTGGCTATAGAGTCATGGAACCAATGCAATGAGGTTGGTGATGAACTTCCTAATATGGGCAGCCCTAGAGCTGCCGATTGCTTCGACATTTACAAGGCTTCTCCGCAATCTAAAG ATAAGAATTGCTCCATCTGCAATTTGGTGCCATACATGTTAGTCCACAGAGTGACAGAAGCAGATAACAAGTTAGGTATTGGAGACCCTTTCCTTGGACTACAAGCAAACTCTCTTAACAATGTAAACCTTTACGCAGCAGAAAAAGAACTTTACTTAGGCTCAAAATGCCAAGTTGAAGACACTCCAAATCCATGGCAATTTTGGATGATCATGCTAAAAAATGGCAACATGGACACTTATGCAGCCAAATGTCCTAAAAATGGTCAGAAAATAGGACCATTTGGCCCTGATACTAACTTCCCCTGCTTTGGAAAAGGGTGCATGAACCAACCCTATATTTATCATGACTATACCACATTACAAGGGCCTAATAGGACCACTCTCAAAGGTAGATTTTATGGGTCTTGGGATTTAGATGGTGATTTGAGAAATGGATTAATGGGTAATAAATCTTATTATTCTGTGAATTGGGAGAAGGAAATTGGAGGAGGGAGTTGGGTATTTCACCATGTGTTGAGAACTTCAGCAAAGTATCCATGGTTGATGCTTTACTTTAGATCAGATGCTACATTTGGCCTTTCTGGTGGCTATCATTACCCAACAAGAGGAATGTCCAAAATT TACCGAATGCAGATACCAGAATCACCAAATTTTAAAGTGAGGTTCACTTTGAATGTAATAAAAGGTGGGGGACCAAGCAGCCAATTCTACCTAATAGACATAGGAAGTTGTTGGAAGAACAATGGCCAACCTTGTGATGGCAATGTAACTTCAGATGTTACTCGTTACAGCGAAATGATCATTAATCCTAATACAACTTCTTGGTGCCATCCTGACAACCTTAATGTCTGTCCACCTTTCCATACATTTCGGAACGGAACACGTGTCCATCGCAACGACACTACTCGCTTCCCTTACGCAGCCTATCACTTGCATTGTTCTCCGGGGAACGCGGAACATCTCGAAATCCCGTACAGTTTGTGTGATCCATATAGCAATCCTCAGCCTCAGGAGATTTTACAGATTTTGCCTCATCCTGTCTGGGGTGAATATGGGTATCCAACTAAACAAGGTGAGGGTTGGATTGGCGATCCGAAAACCTGGGAGCTTGATGTTGGTAGGTTGTCAGAATCACTTTACTTTTATCAG GATCCTGGAACTCCTCCGGCTAAACGGCGATGGATGTCTGTTGATTTAGGAACAGAAATTTTTAAATCCCCTGATCAAGTTGCTGAATGGACAGTTAGTAATTTTGACATTCTTGTacctaaataa
- the LOC126671441 gene encoding uncharacterized protein LOC126671441 isoform X2 yields the protein MAIQMNLNCCLIVLLLGFILGAWYARASNEYISAIGDPGMRRDNLRLAIESWNQCNEVGDELPNMGSPRAADCFDIYKASPQSKDKNCSICNLVPYMLVHRVTEADNKLGIGDPFLGLQANSLNNVNLYAAEKELYLGSKCQVEDTPNPWQFWMIMLKNGNMDTYAAKCPKNGQKIGPFGPDTNFPCFGKGCMNQPYIYHDYTTLQGPNRTTLKGRFYGSWDLDGDLRNGLMGNKSYYSVNWEKEIGGGSWVFHHVLRTSAKYPWLMLYFRSDATFGLSGGYHYPTRGMSKIIPESPNFKVRFTLNVIKGGGPSSQFYLIDIGSCWKNNGQPCDGNVTSDVTRYSEMIINPNTTSWCHPDNLNVCPPFHTFRNGTRVHRNDTTRFPYAAYHLHCSPGNAEHLEIPYSLCDPYSNPQPQEILQILPHPVWGEYGYPTKQGEGWIGDPKTWELDVGRLSESLYFYQDPGTPPAKRRWMSVDLGTEIFKSPDQVAEWTVSNFDILVPK from the exons ATGGCTATacaaatgaatttaaattgcTGTCTCATTGTTCTGTTACTAGGTTTTATTTTAGGTGCATGGTATGCAAGAGCTTCAAATGAGTATATATCAGCCATTGGTGATCCGGGAATGAGAAGAGATAATCTAAGACTGGCTATAGAGTCATGGAACCAATGCAATGAGGTTGGTGATGAACTTCCTAATATGGGCAGCCCTAGAGCTGCCGATTGCTTCGACATTTACAAGGCTTCTCCGCAATCTAAAG ATAAGAATTGCTCCATCTGCAATTTGGTGCCATACATGTTAGTCCACAGAGTGACAGAAGCAGATAACAAGTTAGGTATTGGAGACCCTTTCCTTGGACTACAAGCAAACTCTCTTAACAATGTAAACCTTTACGCAGCAGAAAAAGAACTTTACTTAGGCTCAAAATGCCAAGTTGAAGACACTCCAAATCCATGGCAATTTTGGATGATCATGCTAAAAAATGGCAACATGGACACTTATGCAGCCAAATGTCCTAAAAATGGTCAGAAAATAGGACCATTTGGCCCTGATACTAACTTCCCCTGCTTTGGAAAAGGGTGCATGAACCAACCCTATATTTATCATGACTATACCACATTACAAGGGCCTAATAGGACCACTCTCAAAGGTAGATTTTATGGGTCTTGGGATTTAGATGGTGATTTGAGAAATGGATTAATGGGTAATAAATCTTATTATTCTGTGAATTGGGAGAAGGAAATTGGAGGAGGGAGTTGGGTATTTCACCATGTGTTGAGAACTTCAGCAAAGTATCCATGGTTGATGCTTTACTTTAGATCAGATGCTACATTTGGCCTTTCTGGTGGCTATCATTACCCAACAAGAGGAATGTCCAAAATT ATACCAGAATCACCAAATTTTAAAGTGAGGTTCACTTTGAATGTAATAAAAGGTGGGGGACCAAGCAGCCAATTCTACCTAATAGACATAGGAAGTTGTTGGAAGAACAATGGCCAACCTTGTGATGGCAATGTAACTTCAGATGTTACTCGTTACAGCGAAATGATCATTAATCCTAATACAACTTCTTGGTGCCATCCTGACAACCTTAATGTCTGTCCACCTTTCCATACATTTCGGAACGGAACACGTGTCCATCGCAACGACACTACTCGCTTCCCTTACGCAGCCTATCACTTGCATTGTTCTCCGGGGAACGCGGAACATCTCGAAATCCCGTACAGTTTGTGTGATCCATATAGCAATCCTCAGCCTCAGGAGATTTTACAGATTTTGCCTCATCCTGTCTGGGGTGAATATGGGTATCCAACTAAACAAGGTGAGGGTTGGATTGGCGATCCGAAAACCTGGGAGCTTGATGTTGGTAGGTTGTCAGAATCACTTTACTTTTATCAG GATCCTGGAACTCCTCCGGCTAAACGGCGATGGATGTCTGTTGATTTAGGAACAGAAATTTTTAAATCCCCTGATCAAGTTGCTGAATGGACAGTTAGTAATTTTGACATTCTTGTacctaaataa
- the LOC126671518 gene encoding transcription repressor OFP5, translating into MKWGKKKQSSSVTSRPFLISQVLPVSWLTKFKQMSVNSNAKVEKNAGKWNSVSTNPSCYASHGGGGGEFYGGDDGGGGGGGFWRLSFGDDGCEYPDSSCQRCRSKGGGVNGKEDVQKFSDMISHVRKIRGLSEEFESLPELHEIKTPRVKVEREKKLRKEDQEEKEKKIRRKPRSMARVVERADFELAERREIEEFEENLTYEWRKLKEKKIEEVKSRNEEQRKSVYISRDMEKKRVKKTSKVRANSPRTAEICKVKAIEDMKKSKLKMKKKAKEKTIEDFQGLESFAVVKCSYDPEKDFRDSMIEMIEEQKIIRPEELEELLACYLTLNSDEYHDLIIRVFRQVWFDLNQACFDTELHNLQF; encoded by the coding sequence ATGAAATGGGGCAAGAAAAAACAATCTTCTTCCGTTACTTCTCGACCCTTCTTGATTTCTCAAGTTCTGCCCGTTTCTTGGCTCACAAAGTTCAAGCAAATGAGCGTAAATAGTAATGCAAAAGTTGAGAAAAATGCTGGGAAGTGGAATTCTGTGAGTACAAATCCTTCTTGCTACGCTAGTCATGGCGGCGGTGGGGGTGAATTCTACGGCGGAGatgatggtggtggtggtggtggtggttttTGGAGGTTATCTTTTGGAGATGATGGTTGTGAGTATCCGGATTCGAGCTGTCAAAGGTGTAGATCAAAAGGTGGTGGAGTTAACGGAAAAGAAGATGTTCAGAAGTTTAGTGATATGATTTCTCATGTAAGGAAAATTCGAGGGTTGTCCGAAGAATTTGAGAGTTTGCCTGAATTGCATGAAATTAAAACTCCGAGGGTTAAAGTTGAAAGAGAGAAGAAATTGAGAAAAGAAGATcaagaagagaaagaaaaaaagattcgAAGAAAACCTCGAAGCATGGCTAGAGTCGTAGAAAGGGCGGATTTCGAGTTGGCGGAACGAAGAGAAATCGAAGAATTTGAAGAGAATTTGACGTACGAGTGGCgaaaattgaaagaaaagaagATTGAGGAGGTGAAGTCAAGAAATGAAGAGCAGAGAAAATCTGTGTATATAAGCAGAGATATGGAGAAGAAAAGAGTGAAGAAAACTAGCAAAGTAAGAGCAAATTCTCCAAGAACAGCTGAAATTTGCAAAGTAAAAGCTATTGAAgatatgaaaaaatccaaactgaaaatgaaaaagaaggcGAAAGAGAAAACGATTGAGGATTTTCAGGGTTTAGAGAGCTTCGCGGTGGTGAAATGTTCGTATGATCCTGAAAAGGACTTCAGAGATTCGATGATCGAAATGATCGAGGAGCAGAAGATTATCCGGCCGGAAGAGCTTGAAGAACTATTGGCATGTTACTTGACTTTGAATTCTGATGAGTATCATGACCTTATTATCAGGGTTTTTCGTCAAGTTTGGTTTGATCTGAATCAAGCATGTTTTGATACAGAGTtacataatttacagttttaa
- the LOC126674705 gene encoding heat stress transcription factor A-4a: MDESQGSSNSLPPFLSKTYEMVDDPSTDPVVSWSPSNKSFIVWNPPEFSRDMLPRFFKHNNFSSFIRQLNTYGFRKVDPEQWEFANEEFIRGQPHLMKNIHRRKPVHSHSLQNLQGQGSSPLTESERQNLKDDIERLKHEKESLVVELRRHEQERQGFEMQMQVLKEKLQQMERRQQTMVSFVARVLQKPGLALNLTSQLEPGHDRKRRLSRSGYFYDEASIEDSQALTCQNITRENADSNSAAMSNIEQFEQLESSLTLWESITNDVQTNIQRSSSMELDESTSCADSPAISCVQLNIDIRPKSPTIDMNSEPVAASAPENDPPAEQATATAPTVATGVNDVFWEQFLTENPGSAETQEVQSERKDTSDKKNEIKPSDQGKFWWNMRNVNNLAEQMGHLTSAERT, from the exons ATGGATGAATCTCAGGGGAGTTCGAATTCGTTGCCGCCGTTCCTTTCGAAGACTTATGAGATGGTGGATGATCCTTCTACAGATCCAGTTGTTTCATGGAGTCCTAGTAATAAAAGCTTTATTGTGTGGAATCCGCCGGAGTTTTCGAGGGATATGCTCCCGAGATTCTTTAAACATAATAACTTTTCAAGCTTCATCAGACAGCTCAATACTTAT GGTTTTAGAAAGGTCGATCCAGAACAATGGGAATTTGCAAATGAAGAGTTTATAAGAGGTCAACCCCATCTCATGAAGAACATTCATAGACGTAAGCCTGTTCATAGCCATTCTCTGCAAAATTTGCAAGGACAAGGGTCGAGTCCTTTGACCGAATCGGAAAGACAGAATTTGAAGGATGATATAGAGAGGCTTAAACATGAGAAAGAATCACTTGTTGTGGAGTTAAGGAGGCATGAACAGGAGCGGCAAGGGTTCGAGATGCAAATGCAGGTTCTGAAAGAGAAATTGCAACAAATGGAGCGGCGACAACAAACTATGGTATCTTTTGTGGCTCGAGTCTTGCAGAAACCGGGACTTGCTTTAAATCTCACGTCACAATTAGAACCCGGACATGATAGAAAGAGAAGGCTCTCGAGAAGTGGTTATTTTTACGATGAGGCCAGCATTGAGGATAGTCAGGCTTTGACTTGCCAAAACATTACTCGAGAAAATGCAGATAGTAATTCTGCTGCAATGTCGAATATAGAACAGTTCGAGCAGTTGGAGTCATCTTTAACCTTATGGGAAAGCATTACGAATGATGTTCAAACTAACATCCAACGGAGTTCGAGTATGGAGTTGGATGAATCTACCAGCTGTGCAGATAGCCCAGCCATTTCATGTGTACAACTTAATATTGATATTCGGCCTAAATCACCTACAATTGACATGAATTCCGAGCCTGTTGCTGCTTCAGCTCCCGAGAATGATCCTCCGGCGGAACAAGCAACCGCGACTGCTCCTACAGTGGCAACTGGAGTCAACGATGTATTCTGGGAACAATTTTTGACAGAGAATCCTGGGTCAGCTGAAACGCAGGAAGTTCAATCAGAAAGAAAGGATACCAGTGACAAAAAAAACGAGATCAAACCGAGTGATCAAGGAAAGTTTTGGTGGAATATGAGAAATGTAAATAATCTTGCTGAGCAAATGGGGCATCTTACTTCTGCAGAGAGAACATGA